A DNA window from Fragaria vesca subsp. vesca linkage group LG3, FraVesHawaii_1.0, whole genome shotgun sequence contains the following coding sequences:
- the LOC101300802 gene encoding uncharacterized protein LOC101300802 produces MSAGAADRGGGIYWGRKEVSYSKGIAVIFAWVSIPERHLKSYVNLYSSLGWNSLVCHAHFLQAFYPERAMSSAFDILNELVEELRIKPCPVVFVGLSAGTKACMYKVFQIIEGICEGQLYPGEYRLVRKCITGHIYDSGPVDFTTDLGTHYALHPTILKMPGSSKLVSWVAKGIASGLDALYLTRFESQCAEYWQALYSSVNLGAPFLILCSNKDDLAPYHVVCTFSQRLQEFGGDVKLVKLSGSPHLGHYKNYPIQYRSSVTHFLEKAASIFSQRIQKLEWEMTGMEGMRDEISELICDLQTAAVNSNESLRRVAVEPSDHFFLPSSAENKNGTESGSLQDEQKERSLCLSNPPSLSAHSVLGSVLFDVCVPKNVDGWDIKFCGSLNGQPFASARRNSPPRGIKGLRRSRL; encoded by the exons ATGTCGGCTGGTGCTGCGGATCGCGGCGGCGGGATCTACTGGGGCCGAAAGGAGGTCTCCTATTCCAAAGGCATCGCCGTCATCTTCGCCTGGGTTTCGATTCCCGAGCGCCACTTGAAGAGCTACGTCAATTTGTATTCCTCTCTCGGTTGGAACTCCCTCGTTTGCCATGCTCATTTTCTCCAGGC ATTCTACCCGGAAAGAGCCATGTCGTCGGCGTTTGATATCCTCAATGAGCTTGTGGAG GAGCTAAGGATTAAGCCGTGTCCTGTAGTTTTTGTGGGTCTTTCTGCTGGTACTAAAGCTTGTATGTACAAAGTTTTTCAG ATTATTGAAGGAATCTGTGAAGGCCAGCTTTATCCG GGTGAATACCGATTGGTGAGGAAATGTATTACCGGACACATCTATGATTCTGGCCCGGTTGATTTTACAACTGACCTTGGCACACACTATGCTCTACACCCGACCATTCTAAAGATGCCTGGTTCATCAAAGTTGGTTTCATGGGTTGCTAAAGGCATTGCTTCTGGTTTGGATGCTCTTTATCTTACTCGATTTGAATCCCAATGTGCCGAGTATTGGCAGGCTCTGTATTCTTCAGTT AATCTGGGTGCTCCATTTCTCATTTTGTGCTCCAATAAAGACGATCTCGCTCCCTATCATGTTGTCTGCACTTTCAGTCAACGTTTACAAGAGTTTGGAGGTGATGTCAAGCTTGTGAAATTGAGTGGTTCCCCTCACCTAG GTCATTATAAGAATTATCCAATACAATATAGATCTTCTGTTACTCATTTTCTTGAGAAGGCAGCATCGATTTTTTCGCAAAGAATTCAAAAGCTTGAATGGGAAATGACTGGCATGGAAGGCATGCGTGATGAGATATCTGAACTAATCTGTGATCTCCAGACAGCAGCCGTTAACTCTAATGAGAGCCTCAGAAGAGTTGCAGTTGAGCCAAGCGATCACTTTTTCTTGCCAAGTTCAGCAGAGAATAAAAATGGTACAGAATCTGGGTCATTGCAAGACGAACAGAAAGAAAGATCACTCTGTCTGTCTAATCCTCCAAGCCTTAGTGCACATAGTGTACTTGGCAGTGTGCTGTTTGATGTTTGTGTCCCTAAGAACGTTGATGGTTGGGATATCAAGTTCTGTGGGTCTCTGAATGGGCAGCCATTTGCATCTGCTCGTAGGAATTCACCACCTCGTGGTATCAAAGGCCTTCGTCGCTCGAGATTATGA
- the LOC101301086 gene encoding cyclin-dependent kinase inhibitor 7-like isoform 2, with translation MADCKRMAVVDSSGEDSPSKRRRILATPETMLRRRRHNQLGDSRGFKLLRRSTSSCSADVEHSLHSSCCSCNELHDVVFITSPLLDLEAKSFETDYYTAPPSHKFRETTPSSELCLENSEEMDSPAVSKSPPSDEIEEFFATAEKYEQKRFAEKYNFDIVKEAPLEGRYHWVRLKP, from the exons ATGGCCGACTGTAAGCGAATGGCGGTGGTGGACTCCTCCGGCGAGGACTCTCCGTCTAAGAGGAGGAGAATCCTCGCTACTCCAGAGACAATGCTTCGTCGTCGTCGTCATAATCAGCTCGGCGATTCTCGTGGTTTCAAGCTCCTTCGCCGTTCCACGAGTTCCTGCTCCGCCGACGTCGAGCACTCGCTGCATTCCTCTTGCTGCTCCTGCAATGAGCTCCACGACGTCGTTTTCATCACCTCGCCGCTTCTGGATCTGGAG GCCAAGAGTTTTGAAACCGACTACTACACCGCTCCGCCAAGCCATAAATTCAG GGAAACGACGCCGTCGAGCGAGCTGTGCCTGGAGAACTCCGAAGAGATGGATTCACCGGCGGTGAGCAAATCGCCGCCAAGTGACGAGATCGAAGAGTTCTTCGCCACGGCCGAGAAGTACGAGCAAAAGCGCTTCGCAGAAAA GTACAACTTTGATATCGTGAAGGAGGCGCCGTTGGAGGGACGGTACCACTGGGTTCGTTTGAAGCCATGA
- the LOC101301086 gene encoding cyclin-dependent kinase inhibitor 7-like isoform 1 codes for MADCKRMAVVDSSGEDSPSKRRRILATPETMLRRRRHNQLGDSRGFKLLRRSTSSCSADVEHSLHSSCCSCNELHDVVFITSPLLDLEAKSFETDYYTAPPSHKFSRETTPSSELCLENSEEMDSPAVSKSPPSDEIEEFFATAEKYEQKRFAEKYNFDIVKEAPLEGRYHWVRLKP; via the exons ATGGCCGACTGTAAGCGAATGGCGGTGGTGGACTCCTCCGGCGAGGACTCTCCGTCTAAGAGGAGGAGAATCCTCGCTACTCCAGAGACAATGCTTCGTCGTCGTCGTCATAATCAGCTCGGCGATTCTCGTGGTTTCAAGCTCCTTCGCCGTTCCACGAGTTCCTGCTCCGCCGACGTCGAGCACTCGCTGCATTCCTCTTGCTGCTCCTGCAATGAGCTCCACGACGTCGTTTTCATCACCTCGCCGCTTCTGGATCTGGAG GCCAAGAGTTTTGAAACCGACTACTACACCGCTCCGCCAAGCCATAAATTCAG CAGGGAAACGACGCCGTCGAGCGAGCTGTGCCTGGAGAACTCCGAAGAGATGGATTCACCGGCGGTGAGCAAATCGCCGCCAAGTGACGAGATCGAAGAGTTCTTCGCCACGGCCGAGAAGTACGAGCAAAAGCGCTTCGCAGAAAA GTACAACTTTGATATCGTGAAGGAGGCGCCGTTGGAGGGACGGTACCACTGGGTTCGTTTGAAGCCATGA